A segment of the Sanyastnella coralliicola genome:
TTTAGCATTGTTGAAATTGACGCTTATATTTTCAAGTTGTTCATCAGACGTAGAACTTGAAGATTATTTGGATCTGTCAGTTGCCTTCAATTTGACCATTAACACCATTGACTCTGAATCAGGACTAACTGAAAGTCAATCCGAAACGCTCGAAGTCAATTCCGAAAAATGGAGCAAACTAATTGAATGGGCAGAGAATAATAAAAAAGGCTGGTCATCCTCACCTGCTACACACATCGGAGATGTTTATATATCACAGGGAGGTTTTAGGCTAATTCATACAAAAGGTTCTACAGGAGTAACAATAGCCTTTAATGACAAAGAAGGAAATCCGAAACAGTATGTGAATGTTGTTGAAAAAGGAGAACTAAATTTCCTTTTTGAATAGAAAAAACGAAAGCATAGCAACGGTTGAAAATATCACCGCCACCTAGCGGGTTTCTGACGTTTCTTTGGTCGACACCTCCCTATAAAACAAGACTACCACCACAATCCACATTTCGCCTTTTAGCCATTTAGCCATTTCGCCTTTTAGCCTTTCAGCCATTTAACCCATCAGCCCTCAAAGCCCTAACCTCCTGCACCAACCGATCATACTTCGCCGGCCCCATCCCCAATGCAGGGAAGGTAATGTGTGCATCTTCATAGTAGTCTTTACGCTCATCTAAATGGCGCTTGACGTAGGCTTGAAGGCCTTCAGCGGTGATGTTGGCAATGAGTGGTCTGTTGGCTTTGCTGTTGATGAGGCGGTGCGATAAACTGGCGACATCCATTTGGAGGTAGATGGTGATGCCTTGTTCGTTCATGAACTGCATGTTGTCGTAGAAACATGGGGTGCCTCCTCCGGTGGAAAGGACCATCGATGGGTGGGTATCGGTGATTTTATGAAGGTAACTTCGTTCGACACCGCGGAAACCGCTTTCACCTTCAGCTTCGAAGATTTCTGGAATGGTGCGTTCAACGCTTTCCGTGATAACGGCATCGAGATCATAGAAAGGGAGATCGAGCATCCGTGCCAGCTTCTTTCCAACTGTGGTTTTACCCACACCCATATATCCGACGAGATAGATTCTCATTGGGCGCTAAGGTCGCGATACTTTCGTCAGCTTTTCCGCGCTAGCGATGAAAAAAAGTCAGAAAACATGCACTTTATCTGCCAGAATTGCTGTTTTCTATTCAAAATCACCCCTTGGCTCAGTAGTTGACTGAATGGTGGTGAAATACTTAGAAAATGGATTTCGGAAAATTTACCATCAAATCGCAAGAAGCCATTCAACGCGCACAGCAGATTGCCGTTGGGAATAACAACCAACAGATCGAAGGAGCGCACTTGTTGAAAGGAATGCTAGAGGTCGACGAAAATGTGACACCTTACTTGCTGAAGAAGTTGGATGTAAACCTTCCGATGTTTACAGCCATCCTCGACCGTGTTATTGATAGCTACTCGAAAGTAGAAGGCGGAAACCTTCAACTTTCGCGCACACTCAACCAGTCGCTCATTAAAGCGACCAATATGATCAAGGAGTTCAATGACGAATACGTTTCATTGGAACACCTGCTACTCGCCATTCTCGATAGTGGCGACCAAGCCTCACAGGTCTTGAAAGACCATGGGGTGACGAAGAAAAACCTCAAAGCAGCCATCATCGAGCTTCGCAAAGGAGACCGCGTGACCTCTGCTTCACAGGAAGACAATTACAACTCCCTCGAGAAATATGCCCGCAACCTGAATAGCCTTGTCCATGACGGCAAGCTAGATCCGGTGATCGGACGTGACGATGAAATTCGCCGCGTGCTGCAGATTTTGAGCCGACGAACGAAGAACAATCCAATTCTCATCGGAGAGCCGGGGGTAGGTAAAACCGCTATCGCGGAAGGGATCGCTCACCGTATCGTCGATGGTGACGTCCCAGAAAACCTGCAGTCGAAAGTCTTGTACTCCCTCGATATGGGTGCCCTCGTTGCCGGAGCGAAATACAAAGGCGAATTCGAAGAACGTCTCAAAAGTGTCGTTAAGGAAGTGCAGAACTCTGATGGAGAAGTCATCCTTTTCATTGATGAGATCCACACGCTGGTGGGTGCTGGAAAAGGAGAAGGCGCCATGGATGCGGCGAATATCCTCAAGCCTGCACTGGCCCGTGGTGAACTTCGTGCCATCGGTGCAACTACCCTCAATGAGTACCAGAAGTACTTTGAAAAGGACAAGGCGCTTGAGCGTCGCTTCCAGAAGATCGTCGTTGATGAGCCGGATCGTGATAGCGCGATTTCCATCCTCCGCGGTATCAAGGAGAAATACGAGAACCACCACAAGGTGCAGATCAAAGACGACGCAATCATCGCAGCGGTAGAGCTTTCGACGCGCTACATCTCTGATCGTTTCCTTCCAGATAAAGCCATTGACCTCATTGATGAGGCCGCTAGTAAACTGCGTATGGAGATTAATTCCAAGCCAGAAGCACTGGATGAGATTGATCGTCGCATCATGCAATTAGAGATTGAACGCGAAGCCATCAAGCGCGAGAACGACACCGCGAAGCTGGAAGAACTTGCCCGTGAATTGGCTGAGCTCAATGAAACCCGCGACGGACTGAAAGCGCGCTGGCAAGCCGAGAAAGACATTGTCGATCAAATCCAAAACGGAAAGAAAGACATTGAGCGATTGAAGCTAGAAGCAGAACGTGCT
Coding sequences within it:
- the clpB gene encoding ATP-dependent chaperone ClpB, which encodes MDFGKFTIKSQEAIQRAQQIAVGNNNQQIEGAHLLKGMLEVDENVTPYLLKKLDVNLPMFTAILDRVIDSYSKVEGGNLQLSRTLNQSLIKATNMIKEFNDEYVSLEHLLLAILDSGDQASQVLKDHGVTKKNLKAAIIELRKGDRVTSASQEDNYNSLEKYARNLNSLVHDGKLDPVIGRDDEIRRVLQILSRRTKNNPILIGEPGVGKTAIAEGIAHRIVDGDVPENLQSKVLYSLDMGALVAGAKYKGEFEERLKSVVKEVQNSDGEVILFIDEIHTLVGAGKGEGAMDAANILKPALARGELRAIGATTLNEYQKYFEKDKALERRFQKIVVDEPDRDSAISILRGIKEKYENHHKVQIKDDAIIAAVELSTRYISDRFLPDKAIDLIDEAASKLRMEINSKPEALDEIDRRIMQLEIEREAIKRENDTAKLEELARELAELNETRDGLKARWQAEKDIVDQIQNGKKDIERLKLEAERAERDGDYGRVAEIRYGQLKEAELQIEDGKAKLAELQSNSKMIKEEVDPEEIADVVANWTGIPVTRMLESEREKLLRLEDELAKRVVGQNEAIIAVSDAVRRSRSGLADEKKPIGSFIFLGTTGVGKTELAKALSEFLFNDENAMTRIDMSEYQERHSVSRLVGAPPGYVGYDEGGQLTEAVRRKPYSVVLLDEIEKAHPDVFNVLLQVLDDGRLTDNKGRVVNFKNTIIIMTSNAGSHIIQDNYEKMEPGQEAMTFEMTKSAVYDLLRQSIRPEFLNRIDETIMFTPLSRKEIGGIVKLQLARLSDRLERAGIEMVASKDAIAYLAEEGYDPQFGARPVKRVIQKSVLNELSKAILSNSVDKEARVVLDVFDGQIVFRHELEEEEVVEFM
- a CDS encoding shikimate kinase; protein product: MRIYLVGYMGVGKTTVGKKLARMLDLPFYDLDAVITESVERTIPEIFEAEGESGFRGVERSYLHKITDTHPSMVLSTGGGTPCFYDNMQFMNEQGITIYLQMDVASLSHRLINSKANRPLIANITAEGLQAYVKRHLDERKDYYEDAHITFPALGMGPAKYDRLVQEVRALRADGLNG